One stretch of Streptomyces peucetius DNA includes these proteins:
- a CDS encoding DUF1326 domain-containing protein: MTEQVTTDTRWHLAGDWFDVCKCAIPCPCTFAQPPTYGDCEGVLAWHIREGNFGDVRLDDLNVVMLGSFVGNAWAREHTDAYAAVFFDERADEGQRAALQSIFGGEAGGWPAEFGEMFGPEMRGMEFAPIRIEIDDDLAAWHAEIPGRVSADAEALTGPTTPEGGRVQVHNAPGAEVGPGQVATWGRATTDHADAYGFTWDRSGKSSKHFPFDWNGGPG; encoded by the coding sequence ATGACAGAGCAGGTCACTACCGATACGCGCTGGCACCTGGCCGGCGACTGGTTCGATGTGTGCAAGTGCGCCATTCCGTGCCCCTGCACGTTCGCGCAGCCTCCTACCTACGGCGACTGCGAAGGCGTGCTGGCCTGGCACATCCGGGAAGGCAACTTCGGCGACGTACGGCTCGACGATCTCAACGTGGTGATGCTCGGCTCGTTCGTGGGCAACGCCTGGGCCCGCGAGCACACCGACGCGTACGCCGCTGTCTTCTTCGACGAGCGCGCCGACGAGGGACAGCGCGCCGCCCTCCAGAGCATCTTCGGCGGTGAGGCGGGCGGATGGCCCGCGGAGTTCGGCGAGATGTTCGGTCCCGAGATGCGGGGCATGGAGTTCGCCCCCATCCGGATCGAGATCGACGACGACCTGGCCGCCTGGCACGCGGAGATTCCCGGGCGGGTGTCGGCAGACGCGGAGGCGCTGACCGGGCCCACCACCCCGGAAGGGGGACGGGTGCAAGTGCACAACGCGCCGGGCGCCGAGGTCGGGCCGGGCCAGGTCGCCACCTGGGGACGGGCCACCACCGATCACGCCGACGCGTACGGCTTCACCTGGGACCGCTCCGGGAAGTCGAGCAAGCACTTCCCCTTCGACTGGAACGGCGGTCCGGGCTGA
- a CDS encoding nitrate- and nitrite sensing domain-containing protein, with protein MSPIETEGSRGRSTARRRRAVRLRTLLIWLAVVPTAAMGVQAFITADRLLDRAHHLRADVAAGERIGVPLYELMVEMQAERTVTAARWAGSSVSEEDLRKRRAATDLAAAEFRRSSSTGGARSEQADRRLLEVTEGLDDLDAYRERADARSGSVDSVIAYYTGVISQMVRFYQDEFSHTEDSGLTQEGRVVVAMFSASEMMAQQDTILAQAGPSRELTTSKFAEIVNAIGAHRYLYDMWIVPYLPVEENELYAQMAHSDAWQTKTRIENEVVSEHTDTRYDVKLPQAISGWSAAREKWAPQLERLNASRARGLLAQADTKAAELEAEVAWLITGSGGALLLVTVVVVFTTRSVLRRLRRLHERTVTIAEDTLPEVVARLQRGQPVAADTLPAVRGDRDEVGRISDAFARVVAVSVDGHQTLANERRGFGMFAAGIASRTGNLVSRQLSLTEDLQDAFGHDEALLAQLMRADQLTVGMRRQIENLLILAGGEIPDPHTEPMRVADLLREAAAEVEDFRRIERQALEEISVEPRAISQISHLLAELLDNATRFSPPKSKVVIRADLVADGLSVEIEDRGPRVTPASYEEMNGRLHSAPPYAVLAENAHRLGLFVVGHLAEQLRARVTLRRSVYGGTSAIVIIPNELLVPTEREESRKSERPVPPQPVPAEPLPAPRRLDERKPDLVLHSGSGLPSRRTHERSRQSSLPVRPVAPNGDSRPALPERVPQAHIAEQLREPRAPEPVVPQNAATPEEVADAWADYERGTQTAEEELRQDQP; from the coding sequence ATGTCTCCCATAGAAACCGAAGGGTCACGAGGCCGGTCGACGGCTCGTCGGCGGCGTGCCGTACGCCTGCGTACGCTCCTCATCTGGCTGGCGGTGGTCCCCACCGCGGCGATGGGTGTCCAAGCCTTCATCACCGCGGACCGGTTGCTGGACCGTGCGCATCACCTGCGCGCCGACGTGGCGGCCGGTGAGCGGATCGGCGTACCTCTGTACGAGCTCATGGTTGAGATGCAGGCCGAGCGGACGGTGACCGCCGCGCGATGGGCGGGCTCATCCGTGTCCGAGGAGGACCTGCGTAAGCGGCGTGCCGCCACAGACCTGGCAGCCGCCGAGTTCCGCCGGTCGTCGTCCACCGGCGGGGCGCGATCCGAGCAGGCGGACCGTCGCCTCCTGGAGGTGACGGAAGGCCTCGACGACCTGGATGCCTACCGTGAACGCGCGGACGCCCGCAGCGGCAGCGTCGACAGTGTGATCGCCTACTACACCGGCGTCATCAGCCAGATGGTGCGCTTCTACCAGGACGAGTTCAGCCACACGGAAGACAGCGGGCTCACTCAGGAAGGCCGCGTGGTCGTCGCCATGTTCTCGGCCTCCGAGATGATGGCGCAGCAGGACACGATCCTCGCCCAGGCCGGGCCGTCCAGGGAACTGACCACCTCCAAATTCGCCGAAATCGTCAACGCCATCGGCGCCCACAGGTACCTGTACGACATGTGGATTGTGCCGTATCTGCCTGTCGAGGAGAACGAACTCTACGCTCAGATGGCCCACTCGGACGCGTGGCAGACCAAGACCCGCATCGAGAACGAGGTCGTGTCCGAGCACACGGACACCCGATACGACGTGAAGCTGCCCCAGGCGATCAGCGGCTGGTCGGCCGCGCGCGAGAAGTGGGCGCCGCAGTTGGAGAGGCTGAACGCCAGCCGGGCGCGGGGGCTGCTCGCGCAGGCCGACACCAAGGCGGCGGAGCTCGAGGCCGAGGTCGCCTGGCTGATCACGGGAAGCGGCGGCGCGCTGCTGCTTGTCACAGTCGTCGTCGTGTTCACCACGCGCTCGGTGCTGCGCCGCCTGCGCCGTCTGCACGAACGCACGGTGACCATCGCCGAGGACACGCTGCCGGAGGTCGTCGCCCGCCTCCAGCGGGGGCAACCCGTCGCAGCCGACACGCTGCCCGCGGTCCGCGGAGACCGGGACGAAGTCGGACGTATCAGCGACGCGTTCGCCCGGGTCGTCGCCGTATCCGTCGACGGTCACCAGACACTCGCGAACGAGCGACGCGGCTTCGGCATGTTCGCCGCGGGCATCGCCTCACGCACTGGAAATCTGGTCAGCCGCCAGTTGAGCCTCACCGAAGACCTCCAGGACGCCTTCGGCCACGACGAAGCGCTGCTCGCCCAGTTGATGCGGGCCGACCAGTTGACGGTGGGCATGCGGCGGCAGATCGAGAACCTGCTCATCCTGGCGGGCGGTGAGATCCCGGACCCGCACACCGAGCCCATGCGCGTCGCCGACCTGCTGCGCGAAGCCGCAGCTGAGGTCGAGGACTTCCGGCGGATCGAGCGGCAGGCCCTGGAGGAGATCAGCGTGGAACCGCGCGCGATCAGCCAGATCAGCCACCTTCTGGCGGAGCTGCTCGACAACGCAACCCGATTCTCCCCGCCGAAGTCGAAGGTCGTGATCAGGGCGGACCTGGTGGCCGACGGTCTGTCGGTCGAGATCGAGGACCGCGGTCCGCGAGTGACGCCCGCGAGCTACGAGGAGATGAACGGGCGGCTCCACTCCGCCCCGCCGTACGCCGTCCTGGCGGAGAACGCACACCGGCTGGGTCTCTTCGTCGTCGGCCACCTCGCCGAGCAACTCCGGGCCAGGGTCACGTTGCGCAGGTCGGTGTACGGCGGGACGTCGGCCATAGTGATCATTCCCAATGAGCTGCTCGTGCCGACCGAGCGGGAAGAGTCACGCAAGTCGGAGCGGCCCGTTCCCCCTCAGCCCGTCCCCGCCGAGCCTCTCCCCGCACCGCGCCGCCTCGATGAGCGCAAGCCCGACCTGGTCCTGCATTCAGGCTCCGGCCTGCCGAGCCGCCGGACGCATGAACGGTCGCGTCAGAGCTCGCTCCCGGTTCGGCCCGTGGCGCCGAACGGCGACTCGCGACCCGCCCTGCCCGAGCGTGTCCCGCAGGCCCATATCGCCGAGCAACTGCGCGAGCCACGCGCGCCGGAACCCGTGGTCCCTCAGAACGCGGCGACACCTGAAGAGGTTGCCGACGCCTGGGCGGACTACGAACGCGGAACCCAGACAGCAGAAGAAGAGCTCCGACAGGACCAGCCATGA
- a CDS encoding DUF2182 domain-containing protein: MLHLRIATPSPAQSGNVLPRRDLAVAWFLMVLLAGTAWILTVAQSRDMGMEPGTMGLALPLFLLLWVIMMVAMMFPSVAPVAITWARSIGRQSSGAARAARIAQFAAGYLLSWTAFGLVAYGALAATGSLVDGHPRAGRWVGATAFLLAGLYQLGPLKRVCLLHCRNPLAHLVRYARFRPWARDLRVGAHHGLYCVGCCWGLMIVLVPLGVMNLAAMAGLAAVIFLEKLWRWGPWLTWAVGIAFLVLAVLAPFHDGLLPGLHMSGPSM; the protein is encoded by the coding sequence ATGCTGCACCTCCGCATCGCGACCCCCTCGCCGGCACAGTCCGGCAACGTTCTGCCCCGGCGTGATCTGGCTGTCGCGTGGTTCCTCATGGTCCTGCTCGCCGGGACGGCATGGATTCTCACTGTGGCCCAGTCCCGCGACATGGGCATGGAACCGGGGACGATGGGGCTGGCGCTGCCTCTCTTCCTGCTGCTGTGGGTGATCATGATGGTGGCGATGATGTTCCCCTCGGTGGCGCCGGTGGCCATCACCTGGGCGCGGTCGATCGGCCGGCAGTCGTCCGGCGCAGCCCGCGCCGCGCGCATCGCCCAGTTCGCCGCCGGCTACCTGCTGTCCTGGACGGCATTCGGTCTGGTCGCCTACGGAGCGCTGGCGGCGACCGGAAGTCTGGTGGACGGCCATCCCCGTGCAGGTCGCTGGGTGGGCGCCACCGCATTCCTGCTCGCGGGGCTGTACCAGCTCGGACCGCTGAAGCGGGTGTGCCTGCTCCATTGCCGGAACCCCCTGGCGCACCTGGTCCGGTACGCGCGCTTCCGGCCGTGGGCACGAGATCTGCGCGTGGGCGCGCACCACGGGCTCTACTGCGTGGGCTGCTGCTGGGGCCTGATGATCGTCCTCGTCCCGCTCGGTGTGATGAACCTGGCCGCCATGGCCGGGCTGGCGGCGGTGATCTTCCTCGAGAAGCTGTGGCGGTGGGGCCCGTGGCTCACCTGGGCGGTCGGCATCGCCTTCCTGGTCCTGGCCGTACTCGCTCCGTTCCATGACGGGCTGTTGCCCGGGCTCCATATGTCCGGGCCGTCGATGTAG
- a CDS encoding DUF742 domain-containing protein yields MPDDPQHKGRRRTRLYALTDGRTAASHTVLTMDTTITAAVAADARGGLPTEWQAILSMCPAPDGRAVAEIAARMHIRLTPMTVLLGELADRGLIQYRPPLAEAETTNVHLLMRIRDSLARI; encoded by the coding sequence ATGCCGGACGATCCGCAGCACAAAGGCCGCCGCCGGACTCGGCTGTACGCGCTGACCGATGGCCGTACAGCCGCTTCGCACACCGTCCTGACCATGGACACCACGATCACGGCGGCGGTCGCCGCGGACGCCCGCGGTGGCCTGCCCACCGAGTGGCAGGCCATCCTCTCCATGTGCCCGGCTCCGGACGGGCGGGCGGTCGCCGAGATCGCGGCCCGGATGCACATTCGCCTCACTCCGATGACCGTCCTTCTCGGTGAACTCGCGGACCGCGGGCTGATCCAATACCGGCCGCCCCTGGCGGAGGCCGAGACCACCAATGTCCACTTGCTCATGAGAATCAGGGACAGCCTTGCCCGAATATGA
- a CDS encoding ArsR/SmtB family transcription factor, with translation MAEDVFKALSDPTRRRILDELVERDGQTLFEICTRLVTMHGLGLSRQAISQHLAVLESAGLVRSRREGRYKFHDLNTEPLEHIVTRWLRPDRPESTP, from the coding sequence ATGGCGGAGGACGTCTTCAAGGCGCTGTCCGACCCGACCCGCCGGCGCATCCTCGACGAACTGGTCGAACGGGACGGGCAGACACTGTTCGAGATATGCACACGGCTGGTGACCATGCACGGCCTGGGGCTGTCCCGCCAGGCGATCAGCCAGCACCTGGCCGTACTGGAATCCGCAGGTCTGGTCCGTTCGCGGCGCGAGGGCCGCTACAAGTTCCACGATCTGAACACCGAACCCCTTGAGCACATCGTGACCCGGTGGCTCAGACCCGACAGACCGGAGAGCACACCATGA
- a CDS encoding roadblock/LC7 domain-containing protein has product MTTTSNDMIYSILDNNLSRIAGVQGAVLLSNDGIKLSAYLLERPQAERIAAASSGIAATMKAISREVDGGRVIRQLVEMDDRYLCIVGCGEGSTLIVVTSRKARLGELGGEAVRTAQALGEWLGTPERTQAPTS; this is encoded by the coding sequence ATGACGACGACATCGAACGACATGATCTACAGCATCCTGGACAACAACCTGAGCAGGATCGCCGGCGTCCAGGGAGCCGTACTCCTCTCCAACGACGGGATCAAACTCAGCGCCTATCTGCTGGAGAGGCCGCAGGCGGAGCGCATAGCAGCGGCGTCCTCCGGGATCGCGGCCACGATGAAGGCGATATCCAGGGAGGTCGACGGTGGCCGGGTGATCCGCCAGCTGGTCGAGATGGACGACCGGTATCTCTGCATCGTCGGGTGCGGAGAGGGCAGCACGCTCATCGTCGTGACCTCGCGCAAGGCACGGCTCGGGGAACTGGGCGGCGAGGCGGTGCGAACCGCGCAGGCGCTCGGTGAGTGGCTGGGCACACCTGAGCGCACTCAGGCGCCCACGTCGTAA
- a CDS encoding formylglycine-generating enzyme family protein translates to MESKTHVEMISVPAGRVALSDRRTRRSWSVDLAPYELAAFPVTQSLYAQVTGRRPSSGPGDRLPVECVSWWDAVRFCNALSRREGRAPAYRLHSDGEGIEWDADADGYRLPTEAEWEHACRAGSEGPRYGPLDEIAWYRGNSDERIHEVGGRRPNAWGFHDMLGNVWDWCWDVYDAEVYGTYRVLRGGGWFDEHWSCRASARRRSHPTFQVDDVGFRVARSLDR, encoded by the coding sequence ATGGAATCGAAGACGCACGTCGAGATGATCTCCGTCCCCGCGGGCCGGGTTGCTCTGTCGGATCGGCGAACGCGGCGCAGTTGGTCGGTTGATCTCGCCCCCTACGAGCTCGCCGCGTTCCCGGTCACGCAGAGTCTGTACGCGCAGGTCACCGGTCGACGGCCCAGCTCCGGGCCGGGTGACCGGCTGCCTGTCGAGTGTGTTTCCTGGTGGGACGCCGTCCGGTTCTGCAACGCCCTGTCCCGGCGCGAAGGGCGCGCGCCCGCCTACCGCCTGCATTCCGACGGTGAGGGCATCGAATGGGACGCTGACGCCGACGGGTACCGGTTGCCGACGGAAGCCGAGTGGGAGCACGCCTGCCGTGCCGGTTCGGAAGGACCGCGCTACGGGCCCCTCGACGAGATCGCCTGGTACCGCGGCAATTCGGACGAGCGCATCCACGAGGTGGGCGGCAGGCGTCCCAACGCCTGGGGCTTCCACGACATGCTCGGCAATGTCTGGGACTGGTGCTGGGACGTCTACGACGCCGAGGTCTACGGCACCTACCGGGTGCTGCGGGGCGGCGGCTGGTTCGACGAGCACTGGAGCTGCCGGGCCTCCGCGCGGCGCCGCAGTCACCCGACCTTCCAGGTCGACGACGTGGGCTTCCGCGTCGCGCGTTCCCTCGATCGTTGA
- a CDS encoding amidohydrolase: protein MPTAELVVTGARVRTLDPERPYASALAVRDGLIAAVGDEGDVRHWRGSATEVVDLGGACLVPGLVDCHSHPVWGLAMATGIDLSAVRDLDGLRAALATAERTDGWVIGFGLDHNVFGGRPVDRALIEDTLHGAPAFLRLYDGHSALVSGAALKAADITGPRKFAQRSHLATDADGRLTGHLVEHAAMDLVTAVMPRPSYAERRARLGELLSAMAATGLTGAHVMDLGDLDLVGAAARETILPLRLRFAPWCMPGADQDALEELVALQSRTGRHWRVGGVKFFMDGTVEGGTAWLEHPDCHGQGTEAFWPDPSAYSDAVRFLHRAGVRTATHAIGDAAVRHVLDTVESMGPGARLAHRVEHIESAPDDTVARFGRLGVIASMQPPHTGYTRSDRSDEWSVRLGETRAARAWRLRDLRDAGAVVALGSDWPIAHYDARAVLATARTPRGAASARAGLTGLQALEGCTTHAALAAGEAAVAGRIAVGLRADLTALGLDPVEAPADEVAEAPVRLTVTGGHIVHRGI, encoded by the coding sequence ATGCCCACCGCCGAACTCGTCGTCACCGGCGCCCGCGTGCGTACCCTCGACCCCGAGCGCCCGTACGCTTCCGCGCTCGCCGTACGGGACGGGCTGATCGCCGCCGTCGGCGACGAAGGCGACGTACGCCACTGGCGCGGGTCCGCAACCGAGGTCGTCGACCTGGGCGGCGCCTGCCTCGTGCCCGGCCTCGTGGACTGCCACAGCCACCCCGTGTGGGGCCTGGCGATGGCCACCGGGATCGATCTGTCCGCGGTCCGCGACCTCGACGGGCTGCGGGCGGCGCTCGCCACCGCGGAGCGGACCGACGGATGGGTCATCGGCTTCGGCCTGGACCACAACGTGTTCGGCGGCCGGCCCGTCGACCGGGCCCTGATCGAGGACACTCTGCACGGGGCCCCCGCCTTCCTGCGCCTGTACGACGGGCACTCCGCCCTGGTCTCCGGAGCGGCGCTGAAGGCCGCGGACATCACCGGGCCGCGAAAGTTCGCCCAGCGTTCCCACCTCGCGACCGATGCCGACGGCCGCCTGACCGGGCACCTCGTCGAACACGCCGCGATGGACCTCGTCACGGCGGTCATGCCCCGGCCCTCGTACGCCGAGCGGCGCGCCCGGCTCGGCGAGCTGCTGTCCGCCATGGCGGCCACCGGGCTCACCGGCGCCCATGTCATGGACCTCGGCGACCTCGACCTCGTCGGCGCCGCGGCACGTGAGACGATCCTGCCGCTCCGCCTGCGCTTCGCCCCCTGGTGCATGCCCGGCGCCGACCAGGACGCCCTGGAGGAGCTCGTCGCACTGCAGAGCCGCACCGGGCGGCACTGGCGGGTCGGCGGGGTGAAGTTCTTCATGGACGGCACCGTCGAGGGGGGCACGGCCTGGCTGGAGCACCCGGACTGTCACGGGCAGGGCACCGAGGCGTTCTGGCCCGACCCGTCCGCGTACAGCGACGCCGTCCGCTTCCTGCACCGTGCCGGAGTGCGGACGGCGACCCACGCGATCGGGGACGCGGCCGTGCGCCACGTCCTCGACACCGTCGAGTCGATGGGGCCGGGCGCCCGCCTCGCGCACCGCGTGGAACACATCGAGTCCGCACCCGACGACACCGTCGCACGGTTCGGCCGGCTCGGCGTCATCGCCTCCATGCAGCCCCCGCACACCGGCTACACCCGCTCCGACCGGTCCGACGAGTGGTCCGTGCGGCTGGGGGAGACGCGTGCCGCCCGTGCCTGGCGCCTGCGGGACCTGCGGGACGCGGGCGCGGTCGTGGCTCTCGGCTCGGACTGGCCCATCGCCCACTACGACGCCCGCGCCGTCCTGGCGACCGCACGGACACCGCGGGGAGCGGCCTCCGCGCGGGCGGGACTCACCGGTCTGCAGGCTCTGGAGGGCTGCACCACCCACGCGGCTCTCGCCGCCGGCGAAGCGGCGGTCGCCGGGCGCATCGCCGTAGGGCTCCGGGCCGACCTGACCGCCCTGGGCCTCGACCCCGTCGAAGCACCCGCCGACGAGGTCGCCGAGGCCCCGGTACGCCTCACGGTGACCGGCGGGCACATCGTGCACCGAGGCATCTGA
- a CDS encoding GTP-binding protein has protein sequence MPEYDSPAREAAPVKILIAGGFGVGKTTLVETVSEIEPLRTEERLTAAGVGVDDLDGIESKTVTTVAMDFGRITLTDAGVVLYLFGTPGQERFWFMWDDLLNGALGAIVLVDTRRLDRSFPAVDFFENRGLPFVVGANCFNGEQLYTAEEIGAALHLRDPNTPVLMLDARSRQDVRDALLSLLDLLIAKARASASV, from the coding sequence TTGCCCGAATATGACTCCCCTGCCCGGGAAGCGGCCCCCGTCAAGATCCTGATCGCCGGGGGATTCGGCGTCGGCAAGACGACGCTGGTCGAGACGGTCTCCGAAATCGAGCCGCTGCGTACGGAGGAGCGCCTGACGGCCGCGGGGGTCGGCGTGGACGACCTCGACGGAATCGAGTCCAAGACGGTGACCACCGTCGCAATGGACTTCGGCCGTATCACCCTCACCGACGCCGGGGTCGTCCTCTATCTGTTCGGTACGCCAGGCCAGGAGCGCTTCTGGTTCATGTGGGACGACCTGCTGAACGGGGCTCTCGGAGCGATCGTGCTGGTCGACACCCGGCGACTGGACCGCAGTTTCCCGGCCGTCGACTTCTTCGAGAACCGCGGGCTTCCGTTCGTGGTCGGCGCGAACTGCTTCAACGGCGAGCAGCTGTACACCGCGGAGGAGATCGGTGCGGCGCTGCATCTGCGTGACCCGAACACTCCCGTACTCATGCTCGACGCCCGCTCCCGTCAGGACGTCCGTGACGCCCTGCTGTCGCTCCTCGACCTGCTGATCGCCAAGGCAAGGGCCTCTGCGTCCGTCTGA
- a CDS encoding CatB-related O-acetyltransferase: protein MPVPADPTVLHPMPEQPRVVLLRPLVKSPLIEVGEYSYYDDPDDPTAFETRNVLYHYGPEKLVIGKFCALGTGIRFIMNGANHRMDGPSTFPFPTMGGSWSDHFDLLTGLPNRGDTVVGNDVWFGHGTTVMPGVRIGDGAIIGSGSMVTGDVPDYGIVGGNPARIIRARYSEQDVARLLAVAWWDWPAEHITEHVRTIMSGSIADLEAAAPDTPPA, encoded by the coding sequence ATGCCTGTGCCTGCTGACCCGACGGTTCTCCACCCGATGCCCGAGCAGCCCCGGGTGGTGCTGCTCAGGCCGCTGGTGAAGTCCCCGCTGATCGAAGTCGGGGAGTACTCCTACTACGACGACCCGGACGACCCGACCGCGTTCGAGACGCGCAACGTGCTCTACCACTACGGGCCGGAGAAGCTGGTCATCGGCAAGTTCTGCGCGCTGGGCACGGGAATCCGGTTCATCATGAACGGCGCCAACCACCGTATGGACGGCCCTTCGACCTTCCCCTTCCCCACCATGGGCGGCTCGTGGTCAGACCATTTCGACCTGCTCACCGGTCTGCCCAACCGAGGGGACACCGTTGTGGGCAACGACGTCTGGTTCGGCCACGGCACGACGGTCATGCCCGGCGTGCGGATCGGTGACGGCGCGATCATCGGCTCCGGCTCGATGGTCACCGGCGACGTACCCGACTACGGCATCGTCGGCGGCAACCCGGCCCGTATCATCCGCGCCCGTTACAGCGAGCAGGACGTCGCCCGGCTGCTGGCGGTGGCCTGGTGGGACTGGCCCGCGGAGCACATCACCGAGCATGTGCGAACGATCATGTCGGGCAGCATCGCCGATCTGGAAGCCGCCGCCCCGGACACCCCGCCCGCGTGA
- a CDS encoding FAD-dependent monooxygenase, producing the protein MGRPVRQPAAPRVELAAAAAELAAQLRVMPLVEETAWAVSFGFVCCWGVVSGLRGLRYVRWGVGAGAGCCGGGRPGGVTPGPDGAKLVRTLDCGGARGNRRHAVTVEELSGEASRIVRREVVVKEGRWLSRFSDFARLARSFRSDRVFLAGDAAHVQFPVGGQGLSAGVLDALDLGWKLALAVRGEAGEGLLDTYDLERPAVARVIEHARAQLALMRPGPEFDALRGLSTGLLTAGGDDASYLGEVISGQDTVLRLPGFTECPSPAAGTFLRNVVLTPPEGATDVIGLLEAGRPLLLLFGEKADAYREEARNWDGVVRVVDAAPTCEAPGGEDLAVALSAYFGGGPPGRGGRDGA; encoded by the coding sequence ATGGGGAGGCCGGTTCGGCAACCGGCTGCTCCGCGTGTCGAACTGGCGGCAGCCGCAGCGGAGTTGGCCGCCCAATTGCGCGTGATGCCTCTGGTGGAGGAAACGGCTTGGGCGGTATCTTTCGGTTTCGTGTGTTGTTGGGGTGTTGTGTCGGGGTTGAGGGGGTTGCGTTATGTCAGGTGGGGCGTTGGGGCGGGTGCAGGCTGTTGTGGTGGGGGGCGGCCCGGTGGGGTGACGCCGGGTCCGGATGGAGCGAAGCTGGTTCGGACTCTGGATTGTGGGGGCGCTCGTGGGAACCGGCGGCATGCGGTCACCGTGGAGGAGTTGAGCGGGGAGGCCTCGCGGATCGTGAGACGGGAGGTGGTGGTGAAGGAGGGGCGCTGGCTGAGCCGGTTCAGCGACTTCGCGCGGTTGGCGCGGTCCTTTCGATCGGATCGTGTGTTCCTGGCGGGAGATGCGGCGCATGTGCAATTCCCGGTGGGCGGGCAGGGGTTGAGCGCAGGGGTGCTGGATGCCTTGGACCTGGGATGGAAGCTGGCGCTCGCCGTGCGGGGGGAGGCGGGCGAGGGTCTGCTGGACACGTACGATCTGGAGCGGCCGGCGGTGGCGCGGGTGATCGAGCATGCCCGGGCACAGCTGGCGTTGATGCGGCCGGGGCCTGAGTTCGACGCCCTGCGTGGTCTGTCCACGGGGCTGTTGACGGCGGGTGGGGACGATGCGTCGTATCTCGGCGAGGTGATCAGTGGTCAGGACACGGTGTTGCGGTTGCCGGGCTTCACCGAGTGTCCGTCGCCGGCCGCGGGAACGTTCCTGCGCAACGTAGTGCTGACGCCGCCGGAGGGAGCGACCGATGTGATCGGGCTTCTGGAGGCGGGTCGGCCCCTGCTGCTGCTCTTCGGTGAGAAGGCTGACGCCTATCGTGAGGAGGCGCGAAACTGGGACGGGGTGGTGCGGGTTGTCGATGCTGCGCCCACGTGTGAAGCGCCGGGCGGCGAGGATCTGGCGGTGGCGCTGTCGGCGTATTTCGGCGGGGGCCCTCCCGGGCGGGGAGGCCGTGACGGTGCATGA